In one window of Arachis ipaensis cultivar K30076 chromosome B06, Araip1.1, whole genome shotgun sequence DNA:
- the LOC107604900 gene encoding UDP-glucose flavonoid 3-O-glucosyltransferase 7-like: MNTSNPNLHILLFPFLAHGHIIPTIDMAKLFATKGVKSTIVTTPLNASLISKAIEKSKPHHHNVIQIQTIEFPCEEAGLPKGCENMDSVPSQDLFLAFFHATTLLQKPFEELLLEQHPHCVIADAFYSWATDSASKFGIPRIVFHGTCFFSLCASDCMGLYEPHKNVSSDSDSFLVPRLPGEIKMTRKDVPAFITNKENSTEFVKLLEDAKEAQARSYGVVVNSFYELENVYADFYKNEFGRKAWPIGPVSLCNKDTGEKANRGKETTINEFECLKWLDTKKPNSVVYVSFGSLISMPDSQLREIALSLETSGQRFIWLVKKNEKDGAEWLPEGFEKRMEGKGLIIRGWAPQILILEHQAVGAFVTHCGWNSTLEAVAAGVPMITWPIVAEQFFNEKLVTEVLEIGVPVEAVKGVRLEGECVGCDALEKALKRVMIGEEAEEMRNKVKVLAQLAKQAVEENGSSYSAFNALIQELVSLSLSS; the protein is encoded by the coding sequence ATGAATACTTCAAATCCTAACCTACACATATTGTTATTTCCTTTCCTAGCACATGGGCACATAATTCCTACCATTGATATGGCCAAATTATTTGCCACAAAAGGGGTTAAGTCCACCATAGTCACCACCCCACTCAACGCATCACTCATCTCCAAAGCCATAGAAAAATCAAAACCACACCATCACAACGTGATCCAAATCCAAACCATTGAGTTCCCTTGTGAGGAAGCAGGTTTACCCAAGGGGTGTGAAAACATGGACTCAGTCCCTTCCCAAGATTTGTTCCTCGCGTTTTTTCATGCCACTACTTTGTTGCAAAAACCCTTTGAAGAACTACTTCTTGAGCAACATCCACACTGTGTTATTGCTGATGCATTCTATTCTTGGGCAACAGATTCTGCTTCCAAGTTTGGGATCCCGAGGATTGTGTTCCACGGCACTTGTTTCTTCTCCTTGTGCGCTTCCGATTGCATGGGACTTTACGAGCCGCACAAGAATGTCTCGTCCGATTCGGATTCCTTCCTCGTTCCTCGCCTTCCCGGCGAGATTAAAATGACAAGGAAGGACGTGCCGGCTTTCATAACCAACAAGGAGAACAGCACGGAGTTTGTCAAGCTCTTGGAAGATGCAAAGGAAGCACAGGCCAGGAGTTATGGCGTTGTTGTCAATAGCTTCTACGAACTCGAGAATGTGTACGCAGATTTCTACAAGAACGAATTCGGGAGAAAAGCATGGCCTATAGGCCCTGTTTCTCTCTGTAACAAGGACACAGGAGAGAAGGCAAACCGGGGAAAAGAAACTACGATTAATGAGTTTGAGTGCTTAAAGTGGCTTGACACAAAGAAACCAAATTCAGTTGTTTATGTTAGCTTTGGAAGTTTAATAAGCATGCCAGATTCTCAGCTTAGAGAAATTGCATTGAGTCTTGAGACCTCAGGCCAACGTTTCATTTGGTTGGTGAAGAAAAACGAGAAAGACGGGGCGGAATGGCTACCGGAAGGGTTCGAGAAGAGAATGGAAGGTAAGGGACTAATTATAAGAGGTTGGGCACCTCAAATCTTGATTCTTGAGCACCAAGCGGTCGGAGCGTTTGTGACGCATTGTGGTTGGAATTCGACGTTGGAAGCGGTGGCTGCAGGGGTGCCGATGATCACTTGGCCTATTGTCGCCGAGCAATTTTTTAACGAGAAGTTGGTGACCGAGGTTCTTGAAATTGGAGTGCCTGTGGAAGCTGTGAAAGGGGTTAGGTTGGAGGGTGAATGTGTTGGATGCGATGCATTGGAGAAAGCTTTGAAGAGAGTAATGATTGGGGAGGAAGCAGAGGAAATGAGGAACAAAGTGAAGGTTCTTGCTCAGTTGGCCAAGCAGGCTGTGGAAGAAAATGGATCCTCTTACTCAGCTTTCAATGCTTTAATTCAAGAGTTGGTTTCACTTTCTCTCTCGagctga